In the genome of Amphiura filiformis chromosome 4, Afil_fr2py, whole genome shotgun sequence, one region contains:
- the LOC140150889 gene encoding lysosomal proton-coupled steroid conjugate and bile acid symporter SLC46A3-like isoform X2, giving the protein MAFASPIGMVAFPKYIEDRLAEDRNFTLLKDDALNVSCIDKQGTNDSDYQIQQDIAAETAHWVMIGTVLSFAPAIFTGPFFGALSDRLGRKLPLLISSLGFALWLFAIGTMTVFRLPLSYLVCASLLIGVGGGYTLFLGGCYAYLSDISSGKSRLLRIAVARALFEGTSGLSQIPAAYFVEEYGFESLVWLTCGLFIVAILYILSPCIPLPPRVGSYSAKKTSFKILANDIMDIFAVNTEKRRIRLGMFLLIYFVTNLIQQSLGATEIFILYGLGPPLCWTSATAGVYSFTLLACGALGVLFLSRLFAVCVNYFWILQIAYVFGIISYLISAFAKTTQVFLMGAVVSAFRAMDSPVLETMLSTLVEPNERGVVFALAASMQSFANCISPLIFNPIYSATVETQPNAVFFVMCSGYIVLFVLSWIWLVYTNRTTRTKHTELGHKDV; this is encoded by the exons ATGGCTTTTGCGTCACCCATCGGTATGGTTGCTTTTCCTAAATACATAGAAGACAGGTTAGCTGAAGATCGTAATTTTACTCTTCTGAAAGATGATGCACTCAATGTTAGCTGCATTGATAAACAAGGCACCAACGATTCTGATTATCAGATACAACAGGACATAGCTGCCGAAACGGCCCATTGGGTCATGATTGGTACGGTATTGTCATTTGCTCCAGCGATATTTACCGGACCTTTCTTTGGAGCTTTAAGTGATAGGTTGGGACGAAAGCTACCTTTGCTCATTTCCAGCCTGGGCTTCGCCCTCTGGCTCTTTGCAATTGGAACTATGACAGTTTTTCGTTTGCCTTTGTCATATTTAGTTTGTGCCTCTTTATTAATAGGCGTGGGTGGTGGGTACACGTTATTCTTAGGTGGTTGTTACGCCTATTTATCCGACATAAGCAGCGGTAAATCTAGACTCCTACGGATAGCTGTGGCCCGTGCGTTGTTCGAAGGAACCTCTGGATTGTCCCAAATTCCTGCAGCATATTTCGTGGAAGAATATGGCTTCGAGTCACTCGTTTGGCTCACCTGTGGTTTATTTATTGTTGCAATATTATACATTTTATCACCTTGTATTCCATTACCACCGCGAGTTGGATCATACTCAGCAAAGAAAACCTCCTTCAAAATACTTGCCAATGATATCATGGATATCTTCGCTGtcaatacagaaaaaagacgAATTCGGTTGGGGATGTTTCTACTTATCTATTTCGTAACAAATCTTATTCAACAGTCGCTAGGAGCTACAGAGATATTTATACTGTATGGGCTTGGCCCGCCATTGTGCTGGACATCGGCTACGGCAGGAGTATATTCGTTTACGTTACTTGCATGTGGTGCACTAG GAGTACTTTTTTTATCTAGATTATTTGCTGTTTGCGTCAACTACTTCTGGATTCTACAGATTGCATATGTCTTTGGGATCATTTCTTATCTGATATCAGCATTCGCAAAAACTACGCAAGTTTTTTTGATGG GGGCAGTGGTCTCCGCTTTCCGTGCGATGGATTCACCAGTATTAGAGACAATGCTGTCTACACTCGTTGAGCCAAACGAACGAG GTGTAGTGTTTGCATTGGCAGCAAGTATGCAGAGTTTTGCCAATTGTATTTCTCCATTGATTTTCAATCCGATTTACAGTGCTACTGTGGAAACTCAACCTAACGCTGTTTTCTTTGTCATGTGCTCCGGATATATTGTACTCTTTGTATTATCATG GATTTGGCTGGTGTACACTAACAGGACGACAAGAACCAAGCATACCGAGTTAGGACACAAAGATGTATGA
- the LOC140150889 gene encoding lysosomal proton-coupled steroid conjugate and bile acid symporter SLC46A3-like isoform X1 → MMSEEQSEESRLLKDEKDNSKIKHLSETRWITIEPAIILMAFASPIGMVAFPKYIEDRLAEDRNFTLLKDDALNVSCIDKQGTNDSDYQIQQDIAAETAHWVMIGTVLSFAPAIFTGPFFGALSDRLGRKLPLLISSLGFALWLFAIGTMTVFRLPLSYLVCASLLIGVGGGYTLFLGGCYAYLSDISSGKSRLLRIAVARALFEGTSGLSQIPAAYFVEEYGFESLVWLTCGLFIVAILYILSPCIPLPPRVGSYSAKKTSFKILANDIMDIFAVNTEKRRIRLGMFLLIYFVTNLIQQSLGATEIFILYGLGPPLCWTSATAGVYSFTLLACGALGVLFLSRLFAVCVNYFWILQIAYVFGIISYLISAFAKTTQVFLMGAVVSAFRAMDSPVLETMLSTLVEPNERGVVFALAASMQSFANCISPLIFNPIYSATVETQPNAVFFVMCSGYIVLFVLSWIWLVYTNRTTRTKHTELGHKDV, encoded by the exons ATGATGTCTGAAGAACAATCTGAAG aatccAGGCTCCTGAAAGATGAAAAAGACAATTCGAAGATCAAGCATTTATCGGAGACGAGATGGATAACCATTGAGCCTGCCATCATCCTGATGGCTTTTGCGTCACCCATCGGTATGGTTGCTTTTCCTAAATACATAGAAGACAGGTTAGCTGAAGATCGTAATTTTACTCTTCTGAAAGATGATGCACTCAATGTTAGCTGCATTGATAAACAAGGCACCAACGATTCTGATTATCAGATACAACAGGACATAGCTGCCGAAACGGCCCATTGGGTCATGATTGGTACGGTATTGTCATTTGCTCCAGCGATATTTACCGGACCTTTCTTTGGAGCTTTAAGTGATAGGTTGGGACGAAAGCTACCTTTGCTCATTTCCAGCCTGGGCTTCGCCCTCTGGCTCTTTGCAATTGGAACTATGACAGTTTTTCGTTTGCCTTTGTCATATTTAGTTTGTGCCTCTTTATTAATAGGCGTGGGTGGTGGGTACACGTTATTCTTAGGTGGTTGTTACGCCTATTTATCCGACATAAGCAGCGGTAAATCTAGACTCCTACGGATAGCTGTGGCCCGTGCGTTGTTCGAAGGAACCTCTGGATTGTCCCAAATTCCTGCAGCATATTTCGTGGAAGAATATGGCTTCGAGTCACTCGTTTGGCTCACCTGTGGTTTATTTATTGTTGCAATATTATACATTTTATCACCTTGTATTCCATTACCACCGCGAGTTGGATCATACTCAGCAAAGAAAACCTCCTTCAAAATACTTGCCAATGATATCATGGATATCTTCGCTGtcaatacagaaaaaagacgAATTCGGTTGGGGATGTTTCTACTTATCTATTTCGTAACAAATCTTATTCAACAGTCGCTAGGAGCTACAGAGATATTTATACTGTATGGGCTTGGCCCGCCATTGTGCTGGACATCGGCTACGGCAGGAGTATATTCGTTTACGTTACTTGCATGTGGTGCACTAG GAGTACTTTTTTTATCTAGATTATTTGCTGTTTGCGTCAACTACTTCTGGATTCTACAGATTGCATATGTCTTTGGGATCATTTCTTATCTGATATCAGCATTCGCAAAAACTACGCAAGTTTTTTTGATGG GGGCAGTGGTCTCCGCTTTCCGTGCGATGGATTCACCAGTATTAGAGACAATGCTGTCTACACTCGTTGAGCCAAACGAACGAG GTGTAGTGTTTGCATTGGCAGCAAGTATGCAGAGTTTTGCCAATTGTATTTCTCCATTGATTTTCAATCCGATTTACAGTGCTACTGTGGAAACTCAACCTAACGCTGTTTTCTTTGTCATGTGCTCCGGATATATTGTACTCTTTGTATTATCATG GATTTGGCTGGTGTACACTAACAGGACGACAAGAACCAAGCATACCGAGTTAGGACACAAAGATGTATGA